Part of the Salvelinus namaycush isolate Seneca chromosome 25, SaNama_1.0, whole genome shotgun sequence genome is shown below.
tttgaagatgaacgcaaattccactattgtggctcaTAGTTATTGTGACATCGATCAACCAATGGTGTGTTAGATTCCACccacatacatttgattgatgtTATCATATTGgaggaataaataaataaattaatgaATTAAGATAAAAATATTAAAATTAATTAAAGTTAGAATAATTAGATAATACAGATATGTAGAGAATTTATTCCTTTTAGTCAGTATTTTGTATTTCCTTGCTCATTTAATTGTGTggatttatttattcatttatttatgttTCTgtgtgcatttatttatttataattgTGGCAGGTTTAGTTctccatacacacacagaggCGGCTTGCCTTATATGTGAACCCCACGCTGCATCCCCCCAGGAAAACACTGTTGAGAGTTTGAATAGTACAACGTTCAATTTCGACATTTGGTAGTCCATCAGCAGTTCTCTCAAGTCCAGTTTGGGTCCATTTAAAAACAGCTTTGTTGCAAGGTATCGTCTCTATAATTTCCCTAGCGGCCCGAGATCTTTCATACATAAACAGCAGTGTATTATATAAAAGATgaacagaaagggagagacaacTTGTAAAAGTTGGACACTGTTCCTTTAAGAGCAGACGTGTCAGTAGATAGGGAGGGTCTTTGTAAGGTCAGCTTGCTGAAGTGAAACCAAACTGGAAACCTGAACGTTATGAACAGGAACAATCCTTTAGACTTATTCACAAAGCTACATCTACTCTCCAGTCAATGTTGACCTTTTTTCTAATCATAAGAAGAGAAAGAACAAGTCAACACATGCTGAGGTGAGTAGAAAGAAAGAAGATATGTGATAATTGTTTGATATGCCCCATGATGACTGGTAtaactaccagtcaaaagtttggaaatacctactcattcaagggtttttctttatttgtactattttctacattgtagaataatagtgaaaacatcaaaactatgaaataacacatggaatcatgtagtaaccaaaaaatggttaacttttgactggtactgtatgaaaCAGTGTATTATTATATTGTTCACACTGAGAAACAATTCAATGATAAAAAATCAAATTAAAGAATGACTGATTTCAGAGGGGCCATGACAGATTTTGTTTTCTTTGGTCTGTTCTCAGCTATGGCTTCTTCTGAAGAGCAGCTCCAGTGTTCTATCTGTCTAGATGTGTTCGCTGAGCCAGTCACCACTCCCTGTGGACACAACTTCTGCAAGGCCTGTATCAGAGGATACTGGGATAGCACTGACGTGTGCAAGTGTCCCAcatgtaaaaatacattttataagaGACCAGATCCCTTTTTCAATACTTTAATTTCTGTGAAGGCTGCTCAATTCAAGAAGTTAGCTCCAGTTCATGTCACACCTATCACCCCAGGACAAGCCCAAACCACAACCCTCGACAAATCTGGAGAAGTACCATGTGACATCTGCACTGAGACAAAGCACATGGCCCTGAAGTCCTGTCTGGTGTGTCTGACCTCTTATTGTGAGACTCACCTGGAGCATCATCGGATAGTGGCGTCTTTAAAGAAGCACAAGCTGATTGACCCTGTGGAGAACCTGGAAGACCGGGTGTGTAAGAAGCATGAGAGACCCCTGGTGCTGTTCTGTAAGAGAGAACAAGCATGTGTGTGTCAGTTCTGCACTGAGACAGACCACAAGACTCATAAGACTGTCCCCATAGAGGAAGAGTATGGAGAGAGGAAGGCTCAGATGGGGAAAAGTAAGGGTACATTTCAGAAGATGATCCAGGAGAGACTGAAGAAGGTTAAGGAGATCGAACAGGCAGTAGAGCTCAGcaagagagatgcagagagagagatagcagacaGTTTGCAGGTCTTCACTGCTCTGGTTCGTTCCATTGAGAGAAACCAGGCTGAGCTCATTGAGGTGGTTGAGGAGAAGCAGAAAgcagcagagagacaggctgaaAGGCTCATTGAAGAGCTGGAGCAGGAAATCACTGAACTAAAGaggagaagcactgagctggagcagctctcaGATATTAAGGACCACCTTCACCTCCTTCAGAGCTCCACATCCCTCTATACCACCCTTCCACCTACCAAgaactggtctgagatcagtgtTCACAGCGACCTGTGTGTTGGGACTGTGAGAAGAGCTGTGTCTCAACTGGAGGAGACACTCAATAAAGAGATGGAGATGTTTCCTCAAATCAAGCTGAAGAGGATGCAGCAGTGTGCAGTGGATGTGACGCTGGACCCTGACACAGCATTTCCTTATCTTATCCTGTCTGGGGACCAGAAAGAAGTGAGATATGGAGCCATAAAGCAGGAACTCCCTGACAACCCAGAGAGGTTTGATTGTCATCCCCGTGTGTTAGGAATGGAGGGGTTCTCTTCAGGGAAATTCTACTATGAGGTACAGGTGAAGGAGAAGACTTGGTGGGCTTTAGGAGTGGCTAGAGAGTCCATCAACAGGAAGGGGATGAATGTACTGAGTCCTGAATTTGGAGCCTGGACTATAGAGCTGAGGAATAGGAATGAGTATGGAGCTCGCACTGAGCTTGTAGTTCCCCTCACCATGAGAGAGAAGCCCCAGAAAGTGGGTGTGTTTGTAGATTATAAGAAGGGTCAGGTCTCCTTTTAcgatgtggaggccaggtctcaTATCTACTCTTTCACTGGCTGCACCTTCACTGAGAGACTCTACCCACTGTTGTCTTCACCTGATCCTTCTGGTGATAACTCCGCTCCACTTATCTTCTCTCCCATCATGTCTGA
Proteins encoded:
- the LOC120020414 gene encoding E3 ubiquitin-protein ligase TRIM39-like, which codes for MASSEEQLQCSICLDVFAEPVTTPCGHNFCKACIRGYWDSTDVCKCPTCKNTFYKRPDPFFNTLISVKAAQFKKLAPVHVTPITPGQAQTTTLDKSGEVPCDICTETKHMALKSCLVCLTSYCETHLEHHRIVASLKKHKLIDPVENLEDRVCKKHERPLVLFCKREQACVCQFCTETDHKTHKTVPIEEEYGERKAQMGKSKGTFQKMIQERLKKVKEIEQAVELSKRDAEREIADSLQVFTALVRSIERNQAELIEVVEEKQKAAERQAERLIEELEQEITELKRRSTELEQLSDIKDHLHLLQSSTSLYTTLPPTKNWSEISVHSDLCVGTVRRAVSQLEETLNKEMEMFPQIKLKRMQQCAVDVTLDPDTAFPYLILSGDQKEVRYGAIKQELPDNPERFDCHPRVLGMEGFSSGKFYYEVQVKEKTWWALGVARESINRKGMNVLSPEFGAWTIELRNRNEYGARTELVVPLTMREKPQKVGVFVDYKKGQVSFYDVEARSHIYSFTGCTFTERLYPLLSSPDPSGDNSAPLIFSPIMSD